From Triticum urartu cultivar G1812 chromosome 2, Tu2.1, whole genome shotgun sequence, a single genomic window includes:
- the LOC125534973 gene encoding disease resistance protein RPM1-like, which translates to MKIDSGLGYETAKAIISKLSYNVTNLKELPVKFEEIKKILKMLSNVIRQIGMVSLMDEVVKSWIGEVRSVAYHVEDTVDKYSYHILQYQEEGPLEKFFTKRTHYVKVFSEIVDDVAKVEREILLVIEMKGRWLQPSQLVADPLIEMERQWFQYNCLEVVKYEDLVGIADNMIFLTGLLYSEEQETTVITVSGMGGLGKSTLVSNVYEREKINFHAHAWIVVSQIYTVDALLRTLISKIGYIEQPLPVGIEKMDVHDLKNEIKQRLQNRKYLIVLDDVWFQDVYFQIHDALQDFQGSRIIITTRKDHVAGISSPAKHLELQPLSHPDAFDLFCRRAFYQTKGNMCPNELETIATYIVGMCHGLPLAIVTIASMLSSKLQLDFWNQTYNQIGRVLSNNDHVRAILNLSFYDLSEDLRCCFMYCSLFPEDYPMSRDGLVWLWVSEGLVVSRKNHTPEMIAEGNLMELIHRNMLEVVENDELGRVKTCKMHAIVRELAISVAEVERFASANEYGTLMEVDKDVRHLSLCEWKDDSVLEIELPHLRTVVSIGGISSSPGLLSSILSRSSYLAVLELQDSEVSEVPTLIGHLFNLRYFGLRRTKVKSLPDSIQNLSNLYTLDIKQTKIEKLPRGVVKLKKLCHLLADRSDEEMQTEFPYFIGVPTPEKLSNLDELQTLETVKSSNGLAEQLKKLMQLRSVSIENIRAADCANLFATLSDMPLLSRLILSARDENEALCFEDLKPRSADLHRLIIRGQLAKGTLNCPIFLHLGTRLKYLALSWCDLGENPLKMLAPSLLNLAYLELSNMHTANTMVISEDDFPNLKTLVLKHMPDVKGLSIIDGALPGIESLYITSLPKMDMVPRGIEALHSLKKLWLLDLHKNFISKWISYGMQQKMLHVPEVRI; encoded by the coding sequence ATGAAGATTGATTCCGGTTTGGGATATGAAACCGCCAAGGCTATCATATCTAAACTTTCTTATAACGTTACTAATCTGAAGGAACTGCCGGTAAAATTCGAGGAAATAAAGAAGATACTGAAAATGCTATCCAATGTTATAAGGCAAATAGGCATGGTGTCCCTCATGGACGAAGTTGTCAAGAGTTGGATTGGGGAGGTCCGAAGTGTCGCCTACCATGTTGAAGATACGGTGGATAAATACTCATACCATATTCTTCAATATCAGGAAGAAGGACCCCTGGAGAAATTCTTCACCAAAAGAACACATTATGTCAAAGTTTTCAGTGAAATTGTGGATGATGTAGCTAAGGTAGAGAGGGAGATTCTGCTAGTTATAGAGATGAAGGGACGATGGCTGCAACCCTCCCAGCTTGTCGCTGACCCACTTATTGAGATGGAAAGACAGTGGTTCCAATACAACTGCCTTGAAGTTGTCAAATATGAAGATCTAGTAGGAATTGCAGACAACATGATATTCCTGACCGGATTGTTGTACTCCGAAGAGCAGGAAACCACTGTGATAACAGTGTCGGGCATGGGTGGGCTGGGAAAATCTACCCTTGTTTCAAATGTTTATGAACGTGAAAAGATCAACTTCCATGCACATGCATGGATTGTTGTGTCACAAATTTACACTGTTGATGCTCTGTTGAGGACGCTAATATCGAAGATTGGATACATCGAACAACCACTGCCAGTAGGTATTGAAAAAATGGACGTGCATGACTTGAAAAACGAAATAAAGCAGAGACTGCAAAACAGAAAATATTTGATTGTGCTAGATGATGTCTGGTTCCAAGATGTATACTTCCAAATACATGATGCTCTCCAGGATTTCCAAGGAAGTCGCATCATCATTACGACACGAAAGGACCATGTCGCAGGGATTTCTTCTCCTGCCAAACACCTTGAGCTCCAGCCACTGAGTCACCCTGATGCATTTGACCTTTTCTGCAGAAGGGCTTTTTACCAAACGAAGGGCAACATGTGCCCCAACGAGCTTGAGACAATTGCTACTTATATAGTTGGCATGTGTCATGGCCTGCCACTAGCAATTGTCACCATTGCCAGCATGTTGTCTTCCAAGCTACAACTAGACTTTTGGAATCAAACGTACAATCAGATTGGAAGAGTGTTGTCAAACAATGATCATGTCCGAGCAATTTTAAATTTGAGCTTCTATGACCTTTCAGAAGACCTCAGATGCTGCTTCATGTACTGCAGTCTGTTCCCTGAAGACTATCCCATGTCCCGTGACGGCCTTGTGTGGCTGTGGGTTTCGGAAGGCCTTGTGGTGAGTAGAAAAAATCACACACCAGAGATGATAGCTGAGGGAAATCTCATGGAATTGATCCACCGCAATATGCTTGAAGTTGTGGAGAATGATGAACTTGGCAGGGTCAAGACCTGTAAGATGCATGCTATTGTGCGTGAGCTGGCTATTTCAGTTGCTGAAGTAGAGAGATTCGCTTCAGCAAATGAGTATGGCACATTGATGGAGGTGGATAAGGATGTTCGTCACCTGTCATTATGTGAATGGAAAGACGACAGTGTACTGGAGATTGAACTTCCGCATCTTCGAACTGTAGTGTCAATTGGAGGAATTTCATCCTCTCCTGGCTTGTTATCTTCGATTTTGTCTAGATCCAGCTACCTTGCTGTTCTCGAGCTTCAAGACTCTGAAGTCAGTGAAGTGCCAACATTGATAGGGCATTTGTTCAATCTACGGTACTTTGGCTTACGACGCACTAAGGTCAAATCACTCCCCGATTCTATTCAGAATCTGTCTAATCTCTACACTCTAGACATCAAGCAAACAAAAATAGAGAAGCTACCACGAGGAGTTGTCAAGCTGAAGAAGTTGTGTCACCTTTTAGCTGATAGAAGTGATGAGGAGATGCAGACAGAGTTCCCGTACTTTATCGGAGTGCCAACACCTGAAAAGCTGTCGAATTTGGATGAACTTCAAACCCTCGAGACCGTGAAGTCAAGCAATGGCTTGGCCGAGCAGCTGAAGAAACTGATGCAACTAAGAAGCGTGTCGATTGAAAACATCAGAGCCGCTGACTGTGCAAATCTGTTTGCTACCCTGTCAGATATGCCACTTCTTTCCAGATTGATTCTTTCTGCAAGGGATGAGAATGAGGCACTTTGCTTCGAGGATCTCAAGCCAAGATCTGCAGATCTACACAGGTTAATTATCAGAGGGCAATTGGCCAAGGGGACACTAAATTGCCCGATATTTCTCCACCTTGGTACACGCCTCAAGTATCTAGCTCTAAGCTGGTGCGACCTTGGGGAAAATCCACTGAAGATGCTCGCACCAAGCCTGCTTAACCTCGCATATCTAGAACTTAGCAACATGCATACTGCAAATACTATGGTTATTTCAGAAGATGATTTTCCCAACTTGAAGACCCTTGTCTTGAAGCACATGCCAGATGTCAAGGGGCTGAGCATCATTGATGGCGCTCTTCCAGGCATTGAAAGTTTGTACATTACGTCGCTACCAAAGATGGATATGGTCCCTCGAGGCATCGAAGCCCTTCACTCCCTGAAGAAGCTCTGGCTGCTTGACTTGCACAAGAATTTTATTAGTAAATGGATCAGTTACGGAATGCAACAGAAGATGTTGCATGTTCCAGAGGTTCGTATCTAG